A window of Caretta caretta isolate rCarCar2 chromosome 13, rCarCar1.hap1, whole genome shotgun sequence contains these coding sequences:
- the EFS gene encoding embryonal Fyn-associated substrate, whose translation MSAQLARALFDNVAECPEELSFRRGDLMLVLQPKVPGLAGWHLCSLHGQQGIVPANRVRILPEPGPPDLSPAPHKESAPSTLYNPPRGQRRSRAGQKEEQQEVYVVPPPAWPCPTTCDDIYKVPRATRRDRDPSEVYDVPCSLPRDAALSDTYDTPTPFPKQAVPDTDPYNVPPPAVPPLGQEEEEEEEGWEEEPAPIYATPSNLRRASALLNLYESPEELLGGEYDLPGPPPPEVALGGLSLGETGGVGGRPRLPSAESLSRRPLPALPSPGAPRKGSIQDRPLPPPPPRLGGLAGGLDEGAGDGHSDYEGIRLAEEYDYVHLKGTDRLQPPATDRDPPEEVSGPRLQPETPILLEEEEVPPSPEDAQLLQFYAGQCRTHCATLLAATEALLASAGANQPPGVFVPHGRFVLVTAHKLVFVGDTLARQAASGPLRARVGAAAGALCQALKGAVLSVKGAALSYPSPPAARLLRERLAELSRRAQGFTSLLSTLAPS comes from the exons ATGTCT gcccagctggcccGAGCGCTGTTCGACAATGTGGCTGAGTGCCCAGAGGAGCTCTCCTTCCGCCGGGGGGACCTGATGCTGGTGCTGCAGCCCAAGGTGCCTGGCCTGGCCGGCTGGCACCTCTGCTCGCTGCATGGGCAGCAGGGCATCGTCCCGGCCAACCGCGTCCGCATCCTGCCCGAGCCGGGGCCCCCCGACCTCTCCCCGGCGCCCCACAAGGAGAGCGCACCATCCACCCTCTACAACCCACCCCGGggccagaggaggagcagggcagggcagaaggAGGAACAGCAGGAG GTGTACGTGGTGCCCCCACCCGCCTGGCCGTGCCCGACCACCTGTGATGATATCTACAAGGTGCCCCGTGCCACCCGGAGAGACAGGGACCCCAGTGAG GTCTACGacgtcccctgctccctgccgcgGGATGCTGCCCTGTCTGATACTTATGACACCCCCACGCCCTTCCCCAAGCAGGCAGTGCCGGATACCGACCCCTACAACGTGCCCCCCCCAGCCGTGCcccccctgggccaggaggaggaggaggaggaggagggatgggaggAAGAGCCGGCCCCCATCtacgccaccccatccaacctgcGCCGGGCGTCCGCCCTGCTCAACCTCTATGAGTCAcctgaggagctgctggggggggagTACGACCTGCCAGGGCCTCCCCCGCCAGAGGTGGCCCTGGGGGGGCTGAGCCTGGGTGAGACGGGGGGCGTGGGCGGGCGCCCCCGGCTGCCCTCAGCCGAGAGCCTCTCACGCCGCCCCCTGCCGGCTCTGCCCTCGCCTGGTGCCCCCCGGAAGGGCAGCATCCAGGAccgtcccctgcctccgcccccgccccggcttgggggactggctggggggctggatgagggggcgggggatgggCACAGCGACTACGAGGGGATCCGGCTGGCAGAGGAATACGACTACGTCCACCTCAAG GGGACAGACAGGCTACAGCCCCCGGCTACAGACCGTGACCCCCCAGAGGAGGTGAGCGGCcccagactccaaccagagacccCCATtttgctggaggaggaggag gtgccccccagccctgaggaCGCCCAGCTGTTGCAGTTCTACGCGGGCCAGTGCCGGACACACTGCGCCACCCTCCTGGCGGCCACGGAGGCCCTGCTGGCCAGCGCCGGGGCCAACCAGCCGCCAGGCGTCTTTGTGCCCCACGGGCGCTTTGTGCTCGTCACGGCGCACAAGCTGGTCTTCGTGGGCGACACGCTAGCGCGTCAGGCGGCCTCGGGCCCCCTGCGGGCCCGGGTGGGGGCAGCTGCCGGCGccctgtgccaggccctcaagggGGCCGTGCTGTCGGTCAAGGGGGCggcactgagctacccctcaccCCCCGCTGCCCGCCTGCTCCGGGAGCGCCTGGCCGAGCTCTCCCGGCGGGCCCAGGGCTTCACCAGCCTGCTCAGCACCCTGGCGCCCTCCTGA